In bacterium, the DNA window CCTGGATGCTGATCAGCAAGAAATAGGCGACCCATGGTCAAGAGGGCCTCATCATGAAAGTGAGTAGCCTGAAGCGCTCAGTCTGCGTCGGCGCGTTTGGTCAGGTTGGAGGTGTCATAAGCGGCTTCTTGTGTGTGGTCATCATGTCCCTCGTCTCACCTCGGGATTTCTTCGACTCGCCGATTCGAGTCGCCGTTTTCACTACCTCCTGCGGCCTCATCGGGGCGATAGCTACGTTCTCTGCGTCGTTCTCGCTCGGAGTCTCCAAGAGCCCACTGGTCTCAATTCCGGTCGCTCTGGGCGTTGTGATTGGCCTGTGCCTCATTCTGAAGCTCATCCTTTCCCCGGCCGGCGATGACTCACCGATTGGCAAAGTCTTCTCGCTCGTTACGATTGTATTCGCGCTCTGTCAACTTGCGGCCGGTCCAAAACCTGCCTCCCTGAGCGATTCCCAGCGAGTTAACGGTCCGCAAACCCAGGAGGCCCCGACCAAACCTTCTTATTACGAGCTGTCCCTCCCAAGAGTGCTAAGAACAGGCTTGACGACCGCCCTTGCGACTCTTGTAGTCCTTCTGGCAGTGCTGCTCCGATTACCTCTTCTGAACCTGTTTGAGATTGATGGCTGGGGTGTTTTTCTCTACGTGGTTCTCGGTTTCTTCCTCGGCGGCGCGGGATCGTTGGGCAACGCGTTGTGCCCTGGCACATGAGGCAAGAGCCAGTGCCCCAGACCATTTGCGCTGAGCTCGAGGCCGTGGCTCTGTTTGCGCCGATCTGTGCAGCAGCCTCCCCAGTATCTGCAAAATGTGGACTTCCATGCCCCAAGGGCCCGTTGCTATCCCCAAAGGGGCGGTTGTGAGATTCTGGACGCTTGGGACTTCCGCCGCTGTTGCCACGCTGGATAGAGACAATCTGTCGTTACTTGTCAGGTCTCAGAATGAGCTCTTTCTTATCGAATGCAGCGGCAGCCCCGTCAAGCGGTTGCTCAGGGTGAACTGCGACTTAAAGGACCTGAACCTGCTCGTCATCACACACAGGCATCCGGACCATATCTACGGCCTCCCGTCGCTCGTTCATGCCCTCAAGATCAGTGGAGGCGGCCATCTCCCGATGCCGATCTTCGCGCCGCCTGAGACAGTCGAAGTCGCCAGCAAGCTGCTCCTGTCTTTTTGGGAGAGGGGTACTCTGTCCGAGTTAATCTCACTCATTCCGGTCTCGCTTGAGGGAAACCACTTGCTTTTCGAGGGCTCAGGTGTTCAGATTTTTACGAGTCCGGCTGAACATGGGCCGGAGACATTGGCTGTGAAGTTCGTGGAGAAGACGACCGGCGCAAGTATGGTATATTCTTCGGACACGATGCTTTGTGAGAGCGTTGTTCGTCTAGCAGCGGGTGCGGATGACCTCTTGCACGACAGCACGTTCTGCGCTGCGGACAGAGAGAATGGCCCGCTTTTCGGCCATTCAACTGCCCGACAGGCGGGCATCGTGGCGAGACGGGCCGATGTTAAGCGGCTGATTTTGGTGCATTTCTCGGATGCAGCCGCAGACGGCTGCGAATGCGTGGCACAGGCCGCGCTTGAGTTCGCCGGGCGGATAGTTGCTGCGGGCGACTTTCAGGAGTTCACGTGTGGGTCGTCGTAGGACGGTCATTGTTATTGTGGAACTGAAGTAACGGGAGGTTGATTTGAGGGTTTTTCTCGGGA includes these proteins:
- a CDS encoding MBL fold metallo-hydrolase translates to MPQGPVAIPKGAVVRFWTLGTSAAVATLDRDNLSLLVRSQNELFLIECSGSPVKRLLRVNCDLKDLNLLVITHRHPDHIYGLPSLVHALKISGGGHLPMPIFAPPETVEVASKLLLSFWERGTLSELISLIPVSLEGNHLLFEGSGVQIFTSPAEHGPETLAVKFVEKTTGASMVYSSDTMLCESVVRLAAGADDLLHDSTFCAADRENGPLFGHSTARQAGIVARRADVKRLILVHFSDAAADGCECVAQAALEFAGRIVAAGDFQEFTCGSS